A section of the Patescibacteria group bacterium genome encodes:
- the dnaK gene encoding molecular chaperone DnaK, whose protein sequence is MPKILGIDLGTTNSCMSIIEGGKPKVLENAEGNRTTPSVVAISKSGERIVGQLAKRQAVTNPQNTIYSVKRLIGRRFDDAEVQRDLKHMPFKIVKSGEGVKVEMNGKEYTPQEVSAMILQKLKADAEARIGEKIEEAVITVPAYFDDSQRQATKDAGEIAGLKVRRIINEPTAAALAYGFDQKKGQQIAVYDLGGGTFDISVLDVAEDTVEVKSTNGDTHLGGDDFDQVIIEWILAEFKKESGIDLGKDPLALQRIKEAAEKAKIELSSAQDTEINQPFITSDASGPKHLVMKMNRAKLEELVGDLVEKTLEPCRRALADAGLKTSEIEEVVLVGGMTRMPLVLKRVEEFFGKKANISVNPDEVVAVGAGVQAGVLQGEVKDVLLLDVTPLSLGIETLGGVMTRLIERNTTIPTSKSQIFSTAADSQTSVEIHVLQGEREMAADSKTLGRFILSGIPPAPRGVPQVEVKFDIDANGILNVSAKDKATGKEQKITITASSGLSKDEVEKMKKDAESHADEDKKKKDIIETKNMADTMAYTAEKMLKDAGDKVSEADRKDVEAKIEALKKVKDGDDLEAIKKAAEELSAAAQKVGAAMYQNQQAAPQAGPAEEKKGPIEGEFEDVKKDDNDKK, encoded by the coding sequence ATGCCAAAAATTTTAGGAATCGATCTTGGCACGACCAATTCGTGCATGTCAATCATTGAAGGGGGAAAACCAAAAGTGCTGGAAAACGCGGAAGGCAACCGCACCACGCCGTCGGTCGTCGCGATTTCAAAAAGCGGCGAGCGCATTGTCGGCCAGCTCGCGAAGCGGCAGGCGGTGACCAATCCGCAAAATACGATCTACTCGGTGAAACGGCTGATCGGCCGGCGTTTTGACGACGCGGAAGTCCAGCGCGACCTGAAGCATATGCCGTTTAAAATAGTAAAATCCGGCGAGGGCGTGAAGGTGGAAATGAACGGAAAGGAATACACGCCGCAGGAAGTCTCGGCAATGATTTTGCAGAAACTCAAAGCCGACGCCGAAGCCAGGATCGGGGAAAAGATTGAAGAAGCGGTTATTACGGTGCCGGCTTATTTTGACGATTCCCAGCGCCAGGCGACCAAGGATGCCGGTGAAATCGCCGGGCTTAAAGTCCGCCGTATCATCAACGAACCGACGGCCGCGGCCCTGGCTTACGGATTTGACCAGAAAAAGGGCCAGCAGATCGCGGTTTATGATCTGGGCGGCGGTACTTTTGATATTTCGGTTCTGGACGTGGCCGAGGACACGGTTGAGGTAAAATCAACCAACGGCGACACGCATCTCGGCGGCGATGATTTTGACCAGGTGATTATTGAGTGGATACTCGCGGAATTCAAAAAAGAATCCGGAATTGATCTGGGCAAGGATCCGCTCGCGCTTCAGCGCATCAAAGAAGCCGCGGAAAAAGCCAAGATTGAACTTTCATCCGCGCAGGATACGGAAATCAACCAGCCGTTTATTACCTCCGACGCATCCGGCCCCAAGCATCTGGTTATGAAAATGAACCGCGCCAAGCTCGAGGAGCTGGTCGGGGATCTGGTGGAAAAAACTCTTGAACCCTGCCGACGGGCGCTTGCGGACGCGGGCCTTAAAACCAGCGAGATTGAAGAAGTGGTGCTCGTGGGGGGCATGACGCGCATGCCGCTCGTGCTTAAAAGGGTAGAGGAATTTTTCGGCAAGAAGGCGAACATCAGCGTTAATCCGGACGAGGTTGTGGCCGTCGGCGCAGGGGTGCAGGCCGGCGTTCTCCAGGGCGAGGTTAAGGATGTTCTGCTCCTGGACGTGACGCCGCTTTCGCTCGGCATTGAGACGCTCGGCGGAGTGATGACGCGGCTCATTGAGCGCAATACCACTATTCCGACTTCAAAGTCGCAGATTTTTTCAACCGCGGCGGACAGCCAGACTTCAGTTGAAATACACGTGCTCCAGGGCGAACGCGAAATGGCGGCTGACAGTAAGACGCTCGGAAGATTTATATTATCCGGCATTCCGCCGGCGCCCCGGGGCGTGCCGCAGGTTGAGGTGAAATTTGATATTGACGCGAACGGCATTCTCAATGTTTCGGCCAAGGATAAGGCGACCGGAAAAGAGCAGAAAATTACCATCACGGCATCGTCCGGATTATCCAAGGACGAGGTTGAGAAAATGAAAAAGGATGCCGAGTCGCATGCCGATGAGGATAAAAAGAAAAAAGACATTATTGAAACCAAGAATATGGCCGATACCATGGCGTACACGGCCGAGAAGATGCTCAAAGACGCGGGCGACAAGGTTTCCGAGGCAGACCGCAAGGATGTTGAGGCAAAAATTGAGGCTTTGAAAAAAGTAAAAGACGGCGATGATCTTGAGGCAATCAAGAAAGCCGCCGAAGAGCTCTCAGCCGCGGCGCAGAAAGTCGGAGCGGCAATGTACCAAAATCAGCAGGCCGCACCGCAAGCCGGACCGGCCGAAGAGAAAAAGGGCCCGATTGAAGGCGAATTTGAGGATGTTAAAAAAGACGACAACGATAAAAAATAA
- a CDS encoding HIT family protein: MQDCIFCKIISGEIPGVRVYEDEKFLAFLDINPVNPGHTLVVPKKHFENILDTDEDVLCDMGKVLKKIGQAVCRGMGTDAFNLMQNNGRTAGQVVSHLHWHIVPRYPDDGIKLWPGNSYPQGEAVIVAEKIKAAF; this comes from the coding sequence ATGCAAGATTGTATTTTTTGCAAAATCATCAGCGGTGAGATACCGGGCGTCAGAGTTTATGAAGATGAAAAATTTTTGGCGTTTCTGGATATCAACCCCGTGAATCCGGGACATACGCTGGTTGTTCCGAAAAAACATTTTGAAAATATCCTGGATACGGATGAAGATGTTTTGTGCGATATGGGAAAGGTTTTAAAGAAGATCGGACAGGCGGTTTGCCGCGGCATGGGCACGGACGCGTTTAATCTGATGCAAAACAACGGCCGGACCGCCGGTCAGGTAGTGTCGCATCTCCACTGGCACATCGTGCCGCGTTATCCGGACGATGGAATCAAGCTCTGGCCGGGAAATTCCTATCCCCAAGGCGAGGCGGTAATCGTGGCGGAAAAGATTAAAGCCGCGTTTTAG
- a CDS encoding PIN domain-containing protein, translating to MKRVLIDTNIFLNYYRMSEQSLVGLEKLLDLIISRKIELCIPAQVVDEFYRDKIAVTKDFSEKLKKFSINTKAPQFLKSYKKIDVWIKTLKKLHKIQEEILKEYNTRISNPRSLINRKIKKIFSKATILLDNNRVTERAYYRTLKGNPPRKNNKSFGDAIIWETVLEYLTDQDLTIISGDRDFASEIENEKINEFLIREWSEKTKKELTFFTTLGKFINNFTNKRVVKKRALEEERSVGVARGVLAPHIHINESGEIVYSNNRLHCPSISGIFDDICSTDKYTLTASQSLIKPCSACGTYYLDSPISTSSIFNSLGDECFNCRKIGWNEKLA from the coding sequence ATGAAAAGAGTATTAATCGACACGAACATTTTTTTAAATTATTATCGAATGTCTGAGCAATCTCTAGTGGGCCTAGAAAAGCTCTTAGATCTTATAATTTCAAGAAAGATTGAACTTTGTATCCCCGCGCAGGTCGTAGATGAATTTTATCGCGATAAGATTGCCGTTACGAAAGATTTTTCTGAAAAATTAAAAAAATTTAGTATAAATACGAAAGCTCCTCAATTTCTGAAATCATATAAAAAAATTGATGTTTGGATAAAAACTTTAAAAAAATTGCATAAAATACAGGAGGAGATTTTAAAAGAATATAACACAAGGATTTCCAATCCAAGGAGCTTGATAAATCGTAAAATTAAAAAAATTTTTTCCAAAGCAACGATATTACTCGATAATAATAGAGTCACTGAACGAGCATATTATAGAACTTTAAAAGGAAATCCACCTAGGAAAAATAATAAATCTTTTGGCGATGCAATAATATGGGAAACCGTCCTAGAATATCTCACTGATCAAGATTTAACAATTATTTCAGGTGATAGAGATTTTGCGAGCGAGATTGAGAATGAAAAAATTAATGAGTTTTTGATCCGTGAATGGAGCGAAAAAACCAAAAAGGAATTAACATTTTTTACTACATTGGGTAAATTCATAAATAATTTTACTAATAAGCGGGTAGTAAAGAAGCGGGCCCTCGAAGAAGAAAGAAGCGTCGGTGTAGCTAGGGGAGTCCTTGCCCCGCATATACATATTAACGAATCTGGGGAAATAGTATATTCCAACAATCGCTTGCATTGTCCGTCTATATCAGGCATATTCGACGATATCTGTTCGACTGATAAATATACTTTGACAGCTAGTCAATCTTTGATTAAGCCCTGTAGTGCATGCGGAACATACTATCTCGATTCGCCAATATCTACATCTAGTATATTTAATTCTCTAGGAGACGAATGTTTCAATTGTCGAAAAATTGGTTGGAATGAGAAGTTAGCTTAG
- the dnaJ gene encoding molecular chaperone DnaJ: MAKDYYKILDVDRSASPEEIKKAFRKLAHKFHPDKAGGDEAKFKELNEAFQVLGNPEKRRQYDQFGTTFDQAGPGFGQGFGGPFGGGAGFDFGNVGDLGDILGDLFGGMGGGTRRRSGRARGADIEVDADIDFSETVFGAEKILNLYKSDSCRHCQGNGAEPGTKIISCATCGGSGQVQTVQRTVFGSFQSTAVCRECHGEGKRPEKPCRECGGIGATKQSRQLKIKIPAGIDNGEVIKLSGQGERGAWGGRAGDLYVHVRVRPDARFKRDGLNIISHEHISFTLAALGGSTDIETIEGRVSLKIPAGTQGGQIFKLNDKGIPALHGGGRGDQLVEVLVKVPKHLSREQKKLIEQLGEME, translated from the coding sequence ATGGCAAAAGATTATTACAAAATATTGGACGTGGACAGAAGCGCGTCGCCGGAAGAAATTAAAAAGGCTTTCCGCAAACTGGCGCATAAATTCCATCCGGACAAGGCGGGCGGGGATGAAGCCAAATTCAAGGAGCTTAACGAAGCCTTTCAGGTGCTCGGCAACCCGGAAAAACGGCGCCAGTATGATCAGTTCGGCACGACTTTTGACCAGGCCGGTCCGGGATTCGGGCAGGGTTTTGGCGGACCGTTCGGAGGCGGCGCGGGTTTTGATTTCGGCAATGTCGGCGACCTCGGCGATATTCTGGGAGATTTGTTCGGCGGCATGGGCGGCGGAACAAGGCGCCGGTCGGGCCGGGCGCGCGGCGCGGATATCGAAGTTGATGCAGACATTGATTTTTCGGAAACGGTTTTCGGAGCCGAGAAGATTTTGAATTTATACAAGAGCGATAGTTGCCGGCATTGCCAGGGCAACGGCGCCGAGCCGGGCACAAAGATTATTTCCTGCGCGACGTGCGGGGGGAGCGGCCAGGTACAGACGGTGCAACGCACGGTGTTCGGGAGCTTCCAATCCACCGCGGTCTGCCGTGAATGCCACGGCGAAGGCAAGCGTCCGGAAAAACCGTGTCGCGAATGCGGCGGAATCGGCGCGACCAAACAGAGCCGGCAGCTGAAAATAAAAATACCGGCCGGCATTGATAACGGCGAAGTAATCAAGCTTTCCGGCCAGGGCGAACGAGGCGCCTGGGGCGGACGTGCCGGCGACCTGTATGTGCATGTGCGCGTGCGGCCGGACGCGCGGTTTAAGCGCGACGGGCTGAACATTATTTCGCACGAGCATATTTCGTTTACGCTTGCCGCACTGGGCGGGAGCACTGACATCGAGACAATTGAAGGGCGTGTCAGTTTAAAGATACCGGCCGGAACCCAAGGCGGCCAAATTTTTAAATTAAATGATAAAGGAATCCCGGCGCTGCACGGCGGCGGAAGGGGGGATCAGTTGGTAGAGGTTTTAGTGAAGGTCCCGAAGCATTTGTCCCGCGAACAAAAAAAATTAATTGAACAATTGGGGGAGATGGAGTAG
- a CDS encoding ABC transporter permease — MFITGPVKIVLNIVRQSKMRAFLTMLGIIIGVAAVILVISVGAGAQSLILNQIKSAGTNLIGILPGGTEEEGPPVAVMGIMITTLTYDDAFALLDPVRAPHITAITPIVQGVATFTWEGDKYDGNFMGVSYQYLDVEDYSVAEGQWFSEGDEKSLAQVAVLGSEVKTQLFGDTDPIGEKIKFKKKTFRVIGVMEKRGVSGFTNYDTRVYLPVTTVQKNVLGINHISLLRAKVDDEANLDQSVEDIKSILRERHDITDPKQDDFTVSSLKQGLDALSGVTDSLKFFLAAIAGIALLVGGIGIMNTMLVAVRERIHEIGIRKAMGAKNHDIMMQFLLESVFFTLIGGLAGTVAGAAVSVLVAVIVRALGYDWDLLVSPLSVAVACGVSIVIGLVFGIYPARKAAKFDPIVALRYE, encoded by the coding sequence ATGTTCATTACCGGACCGGTAAAAATTGTGCTGAACATAGTCCGCCAAAGCAAGATGCGGGCTTTTTTGACTATGCTTGGAATAATCATCGGCGTTGCCGCGGTAATCTTGGTTATCTCGGTCGGCGCCGGTGCGCAGAGCCTGATTTTAAACCAGATAAAAAGCGCGGGTACGAATCTCATCGGCATCTTGCCGGGCGGCACGGAAGAAGAGGGTCCACCGGTCGCGGTTATGGGTATTATGATTACCACGCTTACGTACGATGACGCTTTTGCCCTCCTTGATCCGGTGCGGGCGCCGCATATTACGGCCATAACCCCGATCGTTCAGGGAGTCGCGACATTTACTTGGGAGGGTGATAAGTATGACGGAAATTTTATGGGCGTTTCATACCAGTATCTCGATGTGGAGGACTATTCAGTAGCCGAAGGCCAATGGTTCTCCGAGGGCGATGAGAAATCGCTGGCCCAGGTCGCGGTGCTCGGGAGCGAAGTAAAAACCCAGCTTTTTGGCGACACGGATCCCATCGGAGAAAAAATAAAGTTCAAAAAAAAGACATTCCGGGTCATTGGCGTGATGGAAAAAAGAGGGGTAAGCGGATTTACGAACTACGATACCCGGGTTTATCTTCCGGTAACCACGGTGCAGAAAAACGTGCTTGGCATTAACCATATTTCACTTTTGCGCGCCAAGGTTGATGACGAAGCGAATTTAGACCAGTCGGTTGAGGATATTAAGTCCATTCTGCGCGAACGCCACGATATTACGGATCCAAAACAGGATGATTTTACAGTGAGTTCCTTGAAGCAGGGGCTGGATGCGCTCAGCGGCGTCACTGATTCATTGAAATTTTTCTTGGCAGCGATTGCTGGAATCGCTCTATTGGTCGGCGGAATCGGAATTATGAATACCATGCTTGTCGCGGTGCGCGAGCGCATTCATGAAATTGGCATCCGTAAGGCAATGGGCGCGAAGAATCACGATATCATGATGCAGTTTTTGCTTGAGTCGGTGTTTTTTACCCTGATCGGCGGGCTTGCCGGAACCGTGGCCGGAGCGGCAGTCTCGGTCCTTGTCGCGGTGATTGTCCGGGCGCTCGGATACGACTGGGATTTGCTCGTGTCGCCGTTATCCGTCGCGGTTGCCTGCGGCGTTTCCATTGTAATCGGTTTGGTTTTCGGCATATATCCGGCGCGCAAGGCGGCTAAATTTGATCCCATCGTCGCCCTGCGCTACGAATAA
- the rfbB gene encoding dTDP-glucose 4,6-dehydratase has translation MKILVAGGAGFIGSNFVRHILENYPDYKVVNYDKLTYAGNLDNLRDVESNSNYTFVQGDICDVECVDKVISEHGIDTLINFAAETHVDRSIHIGSRDFVMTNVIGVQTLLDAARRHNLQKMVNISTDEVYGTLDLGDGKKFFEDTAFTPNVPYAAAKAGGDLMCRAYFKTFKVPVIVSHCSNNYGPYQFPEKLIPFAIFKAMNNEPVPIYGDGLYVRDWIFVMDHCRAIDWMLHEGVPGEVYNIGADNERHNVDVVKMILRMLNKPEDLTVTVQDRPGHDRRYAVDATKIQRELKWKPEYTVDKFEQGLSLTVEWYRQNMEWVEKLRKRQTELNSHIKPS, from the coding sequence ATGAAAATTCTCGTGGCTGGAGGTGCCGGTTTTATTGGTTCGAACTTTGTTCGGCACATCCTCGAAAATTATCCCGACTACAAAGTGGTCAATTACGATAAGCTCACTTATGCAGGCAATCTTGATAATCTGCGTGATGTCGAAAGTAATTCGAATTACACCTTTGTCCAAGGCGACATTTGCGATGTTGAATGTGTTGATAAAGTAATTTCCGAGCACGGTATTGATACCCTGATAAATTTCGCTGCCGAGACGCACGTTGATCGCTCAATTCACATTGGCTCGCGTGATTTCGTCATGACAAATGTTATAGGTGTGCAAACTTTACTTGATGCGGCCCGCCGGCACAATTTGCAAAAAATGGTCAATATTTCCACTGACGAAGTTTATGGAACTCTTGACTTAGGTGATGGAAAAAAATTTTTTGAGGACACGGCCTTTACACCAAATGTTCCATATGCTGCGGCCAAGGCCGGTGGTGATTTAATGTGCCGAGCTTATTTTAAAACTTTTAAAGTGCCGGTAATTGTTAGTCATTGTTCAAATAATTACGGTCCCTATCAATTTCCGGAAAAATTGATTCCATTTGCTATTTTTAAAGCCATGAATAATGAGCCGGTGCCGATATACGGCGATGGACTCTATGTTCGTGATTGGATTTTTGTCATGGACCACTGTAGAGCTATTGATTGGATGCTTCATGAAGGCGTGCCGGGAGAAGTTTATAATATCGGCGCAGATAATGAACGGCACAATGTCGATGTGGTAAAAATGATTTTGCGGATGTTGAATAAGCCGGAAGATTTAACCGTAACCGTTCAAGATCGGCCCGGCCATGATCGGCGTTACGCGGTCGACGCGACAAAAATTCAGCGTGAACTGAAATGGAAACCAGAGTACACGGTCGATAAATTTGAGCAAGGTCTGAGCCTGACAGTAGAGTGGTATCGGCAAAATATGGAGTGGGTGGAAAAATTGAGAAAACGACAGACAGAATTGAATTCGCACATCAAACCAAGCTAG
- a CDS encoding ABC transporter ATP-binding protein — translation MEDFPLIRVEKIAKDYVNEEVITSVLHGITFDIKKGEFVAIMGPSGSGKSTLMHILGFLDRPTVGTYTFNGRDVSKLSNDELAEMRNNEVGFIFQAFFLLPRTSVYDNVMLPMIYTRFSAKEKDTMVREAIKAVGLEHRIDHLSSQLSGGEKQRVAIARAIVNQPSVVFADEPTGNLDSKSGQQIMEILENFNNQGKTIILVTHEKYTAEHAERIIYLRDGQVTSDTRVEVRHSAHDGELQK, via the coding sequence ATGGAAGATTTTCCGCTTATACGCGTAGAAAAAATTGCGAAAGATTACGTCAATGAAGAAGTGATCACCAGCGTTTTGCACGGGATCACTTTTGATATTAAGAAAGGCGAATTTGTTGCTATAATGGGGCCGTCCGGTTCGGGCAAATCCACACTAATGCATATACTGGGATTTCTTGATCGTCCGACCGTTGGTACCTATACGTTCAACGGGCGTGACGTGAGCAAACTTTCGAATGACGAGCTTGCGGAAATGAGAAACAACGAAGTAGGTTTTATCTTTCAGGCATTTTTTCTTCTGCCGCGTACGAGCGTTTATGACAACGTGATGCTGCCCATGATTTACACGCGTTTTTCGGCGAAAGAAAAAGACACCATGGTGCGCGAAGCGATAAAAGCGGTCGGCCTTGAGCACCGCATCGATCATCTTTCGAGCCAGCTTTCCGGCGGCGAAAAGCAAAGGGTGGCGATCGCGCGCGCGATTGTCAATCAGCCCTCGGTGGTATTTGCCGATGAGCCGACCGGCAACCTTGATTCAAAATCCGGCCAGCAGATTATGGAGATTCTGGAAAATTTTAATAATCAGGGAAAGACGATTATTCTGGTGACGCACGAAAAATACACGGCCGAACACGCGGAAAGAATTATTTATTTGCGCGACGGGCAGGTGACGTCGGATACTCGGGTGGAAGTCCGCCACAGCGCGCACGACGGTGAGTTACAAAAATAG
- a CDS encoding HD domain-containing protein, with the protein MILSQFISLNANYQKFKKLIKKFSDSDRKRVIEAFEFAKKMHRGQERDEKIPYIIHPVRAANILMGERGIYDPEMIQAALLHDVVEDTPVKIAEIGMRYGREVKRLVAGVTRVKDRESKMQKFRKTMGTDYRTRMVKCADVLDNVRSWPLTPNKYKLPRWNHEVREMYLTLADSTDEYIANQIRKLIDSKKYKEMMIE; encoded by the coding sequence GTGATACTCTCACAATTCATCAGCCTGAACGCGAATTATCAAAAATTCAAAAAATTGATTAAAAAATTTTCGGACAGCGACCGGAAACGGGTGATTGAGGCATTTGAATTCGCGAAAAAAATGCACCGCGGCCAGGAGCGCGATGAAAAGATTCCGTATATTATCCATCCGGTCCGCGCGGCAAACATCCTGATGGGCGAGCGCGGTATCTATGACCCGGAAATGATACAGGCCGCGCTTTTGCATGACGTGGTGGAAGACACGCCGGTTAAGATCGCGGAAATCGGCATGCGGTACGGCCGCGAGGTGAAGAGGTTGGTCGCCGGCGTGACGCGCGTCAAAGATCGCGAGTCCAAAATGCAAAAGTTCCGAAAGACCATGGGGACCGATTACCGGACGCGCATGGTGAAGTGCGCGGACGTGCTTGATAATGTGCGTTCATGGCCGCTGACGCCGAACAAATATAAACTGCCGCGCTGGAACCACGAAGTTCGGGAAATGTATCTCACGCTTGCGGACAGCACGGATGAGTATATCGCGAATCAAATCAGAAAACTGATTGATTCAAAAAAATATAAAGAAATGATGATTGAATAA
- a CDS encoding tRNA-binding protein, translated as MEPITWNEFEKVELRVGTIIDVQDFPEAKKPAYKLTADFGSEIGIRQSSARITDLYRKEDLMNKQIIGVVNFPAKQIGPFNSEFLCSGFYREDGSVVLAVPDKSVPNGSKLG; from the coding sequence ATGGAACCAATAACATGGAATGAATTCGAAAAAGTGGAGTTGCGGGTGGGCACGATAATTGATGTGCAGGATTTTCCCGAAGCAAAAAAACCGGCCTATAAATTAACGGCTGATTTTGGTTCAGAAATCGGCATCAGGCAATCAAGCGCCAGAATTACGGATCTGTATCGCAAAGAAGATTTAATGAATAAACAAATAATTGGCGTGGTTAATTTTCCGGCAAAACAGATCGGACCGTTTAATTCAGAATTTCTTTGCTCGGGATTTTATAGAGAAGATGGGTCCGTTGTCCTGGCTGTCCCGGACAAAAGTGTACCCAATGGCAGTAAATTAGGATAA
- a CDS encoding ABC transporter permease, whose protein sequence is MLSRGASIGIAIRNLKSNKSRTVLTLLGVVIGITAVIVVISAGNGLKQYVMDQVAVFGSNTIEIEVKTPNTGHTSAENASGFVGGVSVTTLTLEDAEEILKLPNIKDAYSGLMSQELLSYRGEITKSMLFGVSASFDAIDKGEISEGRFFTDEEDKSLARVVVLGSEVKDKLFGQGDAIGQSIKISKTNYRVVGVMKPRGSIMFFNWDKMVYLPVRTLQKKIMGIDHVVFIFAQMNDPSQGDRTVEEMRAVMRERHGTTNDMDDDFAVMSMEQATEMMDVVFNGLTILLLALVSISLIVGGVGIMNIMYVSVTERTGEIGLRKAMGARGSDIMAQFLWESLIISLIAGAVGIIVGNLISFAIALAASSQGFGWDFQLSAGGILLAVGFSAAVGLIFGIYPARRASRLEPIAALRFE, encoded by the coding sequence ATGCTCTCAAGGGGCGCATCAATCGGCATCGCTATCCGCAATCTGAAGTCAAACAAGTCAAGGACCGTCCTGACGCTTCTTGGAGTTGTCATCGGAATTACGGCAGTGATTGTGGTTATTTCCGCGGGCAACGGGCTCAAACAGTATGTGATGGATCAGGTTGCGGTTTTTGGCAGCAATACCATTGAGATTGAGGTAAAAACTCCGAATACCGGGCATACCTCGGCGGAAAACGCCTCGGGTTTTGTCGGCGGCGTGAGCGTTACCACGCTGACGCTTGAAGACGCGGAAGAGATTTTAAAATTGCCGAATATCAAGGATGCGTATTCCGGCCTGATGTCCCAGGAGCTGCTGTCGTATCGCGGGGAAATTACCAAATCCATGCTTTTCGGAGTATCGGCTTCTTTTGACGCGATTGACAAGGGTGAAATTTCCGAGGGGCGGTTCTTTACCGATGAAGAAGACAAATCACTGGCGCGCGTGGTAGTGCTGGGGAGCGAGGTCAAGGATAAACTGTTCGGCCAGGGAGACGCGATCGGGCAATCAATCAAAATCAGCAAGACTAATTATCGGGTGGTCGGAGTGATGAAGCCGCGGGGCTCGATTATGTTTTTTAACTGGGATAAGATGGTTTATCTCCCGGTGCGCACGCTGCAGAAAAAAATTATGGGCATCGACCACGTAGTTTTTATTTTCGCGCAGATGAATGACCCCTCGCAGGGCGACCGCACGGTGGAGGAGATGCGGGCGGTCATGCGCGAGCGCCACGGCACGACAAACGATATGGATGATGATTTTGCGGTGATGAGCATGGAGCAGGCGACGGAGATGATGGACGTCGTGTTCAACGGCTTAACCATTCTTTTGCTTGCCCTGGTTTCAATTTCTCTTATTGTCGGCGGAGTGGGAATTATGAATATTATGTACGTGTCGGTAACCGAGCGCACCGGTGAAATCGGCCTGCGCAAGGCAATGGGCGCGCGCGGTTCGGATATAATGGCGCAATTTTTGTGGGAGTCGCTGATTATCAGCCTGATCGCCGGGGCAGTCGGCATAATCGTGGGAAATCTTATTTCATTTGCAATCGCGCTTGCGGCCTCGAGCCAGGGATTCGGGTGGGATTTTCAGCTGTCAGCCGGCGGAATTCTGCTGGCCGTGGGTTTTTCCGCGGCCGTTGGTTTGATATTCGGCATTTATCCGGCCCGGCGCGCGAGCCGTCTTGAGCCCATCGCGGCATTACGGTTTGAGTAG
- a CDS encoding nucleotide exchange factor GrpE — protein MEEKNKCDCEALRKQAEEYLAGWKRARADYDNLQKETAKERIEIFKYANKEIILSLLPVLDNFEKAKEHQPAADSEAGKWVEGIDGIYRQMRDALYQAGLEKVEITGKFDPAFMEAVGQRSEDGREEDEVLETIVCAYKLRGVLIRAAKVIINKK, from the coding sequence ATGGAAGAAAAAAATAAATGCGACTGCGAGGCGCTCCGGAAACAGGCGGAAGAATATCTTGCCGGCTGGAAGCGGGCGCGCGCGGATTATGACAATCTGCAGAAGGAAACCGCCAAAGAGCGCATTGAGATTTTTAAATATGCGAATAAGGAAATAATTCTGTCGCTCCTGCCGGTGCTGGATAATTTTGAAAAAGCCAAAGAACACCAGCCCGCGGCGGATTCCGAAGCCGGCAAATGGGTTGAGGGGATTGACGGCATTTACCGCCAGATGCGGGACGCGCTCTACCAGGCCGGGCTCGAAAAGGTTGAAATTACCGGCAAGTTCGATCCCGCGTTTATGGAGGCGGTCGGGCAGAGAAGCGAAGACGGCCGGGAAGAGGACGAGGTGCTGGAGACAATCGTTTGCGCCTATAAACTGCGCGGAGTATTAATTCGCGCCGCAAAAGTAATTATTAATAAAAAGTAA
- a CDS encoding Hsp20/alpha crystallin family protein, translated as MSLIPWSPLWPMEDVEKMAVSPIVPPADIYETNTTVEIKIPLAGVSPQKVDISVKGNVLTVQGKMDKKTEVEEKDYYRKEIRTGSFYRSLPLPTAVIGEKASAQMANGMLMISVPKTVKVKSKAVKIQVKK; from the coding sequence ATGTCATTAATTCCATGGTCGCCGTTATGGCCGATGGAGGATGTAGAAAAAATGGCCGTCTCTCCGATTGTTCCTCCGGCTGATATTTATGAAACAAATACCACGGTTGAGATCAAGATTCCGCTGGCCGGGGTCAGTCCGCAAAAGGTTGATATTTCGGTAAAAGGGAACGTGCTCACTGTTCAGGGAAAAATGGATAAAAAAACCGAGGTAGAAGAAAAAGATTATTATCGCAAAGAAATTCGGACCGGTTCGTTCTACCGCTCACTGCCTCTGCCCACCGCGGTGATCGGAGAGAAGGCGAGCGCGCAAATGGCAAACGGCATGCTCATGATATCTGTCCCGAAAACCGTCAAGGTAAAATCCAAGGCCGTTAAAATTCAAGTAAAAAAATAA